Below is a genomic region from Candidatus Chlorobium masyuteum.
AGTCATATTCGGGAAAGAGTACCTTCTGGCGTTCGGCAAACACAATGGCAGTGAGGGCTTTGTAGATGGTATAGAGCGGTCCGGTAAAAAGTCCGAGCTGCTGACCGGTTACAATGGCCATACATCGCGGCGAGCGGAGCTTTTCGATCTCCCTGAGGTGAAGCTCATTGCAGCCGAAGCGGGTATTCTGTCGCGAAAGCATGGCGGCAAGGGTATCACGGTCAAACCTTCTCGACCCGAGCATGCCGAGCTGACGGTAGTAGTCCGACTCCTTCTGGTAGTCAAGGTGAAAACAGTCGGCAATCAGGGCCGCACGTTCAGGACCCTCTGAGGTATAGTCGCGGAAAAGCTTTGAAAATCCCTTTTTGGGTGTCAGGATATGGCGGTAGTCGAGAAGAAAGGTGTTCACGTTGTTATTTTTGCAGGTTCCATTGTTCAAGGGTGCCGATAAGGCTGTGGTTGGTCATGTCACAGGAGATCGGTGTGATAGCCACATAGTTCTGCCGCACGGCAAATTCATCGTCGCGCATATCGTCATCAAGCAACCGAAGGGTGCCATTCAGCCAGTAGTAGGGATTGCCGTACATGTCATTTCGTTCAATGGCACTCTCTTCCCATCGGGATCGACCCTGCCGGGTGATAACAGCCCCGGAAATCAGGGATTCCGGTACATTGGGAATATTGACGGAGAGAACGGTGTCCGGAGGAATGCCTTCAAGCAGCACTTTTTTTACCAGTTTGCGGGCAAATTTTCCGGAATAGGTGAAATCGGCATGCTCATAGGTTGCCAGTGAAAAAGCCAGAGAGGTTAT
It encodes:
- the surE gene encoding 5'/3'-nucleotidase SurE, whose product is MERAKRPHILVCNDDGIEGEGIHALAAAMKKIGQVTVVAPAEPHSGMSHAMTLGVPLRIKKFFKNSRFFGYTVSGTPVDCIKVALSHILPEKPDLIVSGINYGSNTATNTLYSGTVAAALEGAIQGITSLAFSLATYEHADFTYSGKFARKLVKKVLLEGIPPDTVLSVNIPNVPESLISGAVITRQGRSRWEESAIERNDMYGNPYYWLNGTLRLLDDDMRDDEFAVRQNYVAITPISCDMTNHSLIGTLEQWNLQK